From one Triticum urartu cultivar G1812 chromosome 3, Tu2.1, whole genome shotgun sequence genomic stretch:
- the LOC125545227 gene encoding UDP-glucuronic acid decarboxylase 1-like — MKQLHKSPTHAPSPAHAPASKISKPARPGPRTWVGYLLREQRLLFVLLGALIATSFFLLRPYLFSLSASNPTERSPIFSFVGHSSDPRGVPTGFRPPPRRVVVTGGAGFVGSHLVDRLLEQGDSVIVVDNFFTGRKENVAHHLRNPRFELLRHDVVEPILLEVDRIYHLACPASPVHYKYNPIKTIKTNVMGTLNMLGLAKRIGARFLLTSTSEVYGDPLEHPQKETYWGHVNPIGVRSCYDEGKRTAETLTMDYHRGGGVAVRIARIFNTYGPRMCLDDGRVVSNFVAQALRKHPMTVYGDGKQTRSFQYVSDLVAGLMALMESEHIGPFNLGNPGEFTMLELAEVVKETIDPMSTIEFKPNTADDPHMRKPDITKAKQLLGWEPKVSLKEGLPLMVTDFRKRILDE; from the exons ATGAAGCAGCTCCACAAGTCCCCCACCCACGCCCCGTCGCCGGCGCACGCGCCGGCGTCCAAGATCTCCAAGCCCGCGCGCCCCGGGCCGCGCACCTGGGTCGGCTACCTCCTCCGCGAGCAGCGGCTCCTCTTCGTCCTCCTCGGCGCGCTCATCGCcacctccttcttcctcctccgcccCTACCTCTTCTCCCTGTCGGCCTCCAACCCCACCGAGCGCAGCCCCATCTTCTCCTTCGTCGGCCACTCGTCCGACCCCCGCGGCGTCCCCACGGGCTtccgcccgccgcctcgccgcgtCGTCGTCACCGGCGGGGCGGGCTTCGTGGGCAGCCACCTCGTCGACAGGCTGCTGGAGCAGGGGGACAGCGTGATCGTGGTGGACAACTTCTTCACCGGGAGGAAGGAGAACGTCGCGCACCACCTGCGGAACCCCAGGTTCGAGCTGCTCCGCCACGACGTCGTCGAGCCCATCCTTCTCGAGGTCGACCGGATCTACCACCTCGCGTGCCCCGCATCGCCCGTGCACTACAAGTACAACCCCATCAAGACGATC AAGACAAATGTCATGGGAACCTTGAATATGTTGGGTCTGGCAAAGCGAATCGGTGCAAGGTTCTTGTTGACTAGCACAAGTGAAGTTTATGGTGACCCACTTGAGCATCCGCAGAAGGAGACTTATTGGGGGCATGTTAATCCTATAG GTGTTAGGAGTTGTTATGACGAGGGCAAAAGAACAGCAGAGACTTTGACTATGGACTACCATCGTGGTGGTGGTGTTGCG GTACGAATTGCTCGTATTTTCAATACATATGGCCCTCGTATGTGCCTGGATGATGGCCGCGTGGTTAGCAATTTTGTTGCACAG GCACTGCGCAAACATCCAATGACAGTATATGGTGATGGAAAACAAACTCGAAGTTTTCAGTATGTTTCTGATCTG GTTGCTGGATTGATGGCTCTGATGGAGAGTGAACATATTGGCCCTTTCAATCTGGGAAACCCAGGAGAGTTCACCATGTTGGAACTTGCAGAG GTTGTGAAGGAAACAATTGACCCAATGTCGACAATTGAATTCAAGCCCAACACAGCCGATGATCCCCATATGAGAAAGCCCGATATTACCAAGGCCAAGCAACTGCTAGGTTGGGAGCCAAAGGTATCTCTGAAGGAAGGCCTTCCCTTGATGGTGACAGATTTCCGCAAAAGGATCTTGGATGAGTAA
- the LOC125547002 gene encoding dirigent protein 24-like — MVFVNQMGLLVRCRAKWSCWFVAEPNGAAGSLQSQMEQFAFVNQLHTALHKQITQETPVTSRLSKMQPQDRAHILTGACIALTLLLSTVNTASSRRPAGHSPPPPPHGSGQTITLYTNGAAPPNAGGTPSSKHPAFTSQGPIGHPGSWLRTLTRPGALRPGTVTVIDEQFHGKREFGLPLAGKLQGVLVTSLDDNSNHIVAVKALFTGDGAEDSIRFFGIHHNGQEESHVAVVGGTGRYDSATGFAVIRAADVPETRGNDSFSRTLSFSVRLK, encoded by the coding sequence ATGGTCTTTGTGAACCAAATGGGGCTGCTGGTTCGTTGCAGAGCCAAATGGAGCTGCTGGTTCGTTGCAGAGCCAAATGGAGCTGCTGGTTCGTTGCAGAGCCAAATGGAGCAGTTTGCCTTTGTGAACCAACTCCACACTGCGCTACATAAGCAAATCACACAGGAAACGCCCGTAACCTCACGACTGAGCAAGATGCAACCACAAGATCGTGCCCACATCCTCACCGGAGCCTGCATTGCTCTCACGCTCCTACTAAGCACTGTAAACACGGCGTCCAGCCGCCGTCCGGCAGGCCACAGCCCCCCGCCCCCTCCCCACGGCTCCGGCCAGACCATAACGCTCTACACCAATGGAGCTGCACCACCAAACGCCGGCGGCACCCCTTCCTCGAAACACCCGGCCTTCACCAGCCAAGGCCCGATCGGCCACCCCGGCAGCTGGCTACGCACCTTGACGCGGCCTGGGGCGCTCCGCCCCGGCACGGTGACCGTCATCGACGAGCAGTTCCATGGAAAGAGAGAGTTTGGGCTGCCCTTGGCTGGGAAGCTGCAGGGCGTTCTTGTCACCAGCTTGGATGATAACAGCAACCATATAGTTGCAGTGAAGGCCCTGTTCACCGGCGATGGCGCGGAAGACAGCATCAGGTTCTTCGGAATCCATCACAACGGTCAGGAGGAGTCCCATGTCGCGGTGGTCGGAGGGACGGGGAGGTATGACAGCGCCACCGGTTTCGCTGTTATTAGAGCAGCAGATGTACCTGAAACAAGGGGAAATGACAGCTTCAGCAGGACTCTCAGTTTCAGTGTGCGCCTCAAGTGA